The following proteins come from a genomic window of Edaphobacter sp. 4G125:
- a CDS encoding alpha/beta hydrolase — protein MISSQAPVIQSIDDLRGSAGKLEAVLNSGSADARFAAMVCHPHPLGGGTMHNKVVYHAMKVFSGLGLPVLRFNFRGVGLSEGIHDHGRGELEDARAALDWLDATVHLPVLMTGFSFGSFIGLQAGCGDPRVRGLVGLGVPYRAEGRSYTYEFLEKCTQPKLFISGTEDQFGPRAQVEPMLTRAADPKRIVWIEGAEHFFQGTPNFPGAKLNQMQDAMREWLKEEFGLG, from the coding sequence ATGATCTCTTCTCAAGCACCTGTAATCCAATCCATTGATGATCTCCGTGGAAGTGCAGGCAAATTGGAGGCCGTGCTGAATAGCGGCAGCGCAGATGCACGTTTTGCTGCGATGGTTTGTCATCCACACCCATTGGGTGGAGGGACGATGCATAACAAGGTCGTCTATCACGCGATGAAGGTCTTCTCCGGACTGGGTCTTCCGGTGCTGAGATTCAACTTTCGCGGTGTAGGTTTGAGCGAAGGGATCCATGATCATGGACGAGGAGAACTGGAGGATGCACGTGCCGCGTTGGACTGGCTGGATGCTACTGTTCATCTTCCTGTCCTGATGACCGGGTTTTCGTTTGGGTCTTTTATTGGGCTGCAAGCAGGATGCGGCGATCCTCGTGTGAGGGGGCTTGTAGGTTTAGGGGTTCCTTATCGCGCGGAGGGTCGGAGTTATACATATGAATTTCTCGAAAAATGCACCCAACCAAAGCTCTTTATCAGTGGGACGGAGGATCAATTTGGTCCTCGTGCACAGGTTGAACCGATGCTGACTCGGGCAGCCGATCCGAAGAGGATTGTATGGATTGAAGGTGCGGAGCACTTCTTTCAAGGAACACCGAACTTTCCCGGAGCCAAATTGAACCAGATGCAGGATGCAATGCGGGAATGGCTGAAAGAAGAGTTCGGACTGGGATAA
- a CDS encoding alpha/beta hydrolase, producing the protein MRSEVEVQEGYVSVNGARLHFHRAGSGTPLLLLHGLVGSAKNWQQNIHFLAQHAEVYAVDLLNMGESERIRGLDSSLEATADRIAACMDALGLETSDIAGHSHGGAVAMMLAARHPHRVRRLVLFAPANPYCDLGKQLIAFYQTRFGMWFARQIPWLPRTLKATALSRMYGNPARVPQEALDGYTEGLHIPGTIDHVLSIVHGWSTDMKELRESLTLLAEKPVLLVWGDRDRAVGLASATKLRKKLRRSNLIVLPGVGHIPFEEMPEACNSAMKEWLTAPLPQR; encoded by the coding sequence ATGCGTTCTGAAGTCGAGGTCCAGGAAGGGTATGTCTCTGTAAATGGGGCCCGTCTCCATTTTCATCGAGCTGGCTCAGGCACCCCTCTCCTTCTCTTACATGGACTCGTTGGCTCAGCCAAAAACTGGCAGCAGAACATTCATTTTCTGGCACAACATGCTGAAGTGTATGCGGTGGACCTCCTCAATATGGGGGAATCCGAACGTATTCGAGGACTCGATTCGAGCCTTGAAGCAACCGCAGACCGAATTGCCGCGTGTATGGATGCTCTGGGGCTCGAAACCTCCGATATAGCAGGGCACTCCCATGGCGGCGCAGTTGCCATGATGCTCGCGGCACGCCATCCGCATCGTGTCCGTCGATTGGTGCTCTTCGCTCCGGCGAATCCGTATTGTGATTTAGGAAAACAACTGATCGCCTTCTATCAGACACGGTTCGGAATGTGGTTTGCGCGTCAGATTCCCTGGCTTCCACGAACGCTCAAAGCCACGGCGCTCAGCCGAATGTATGGAAACCCCGCGCGGGTTCCGCAAGAGGCGCTCGATGGTTATACGGAAGGTCTTCACATTCCCGGAACGATCGATCACGTTCTCAGCATTGTTCATGGATGGTCAACTGACATGAAGGAGCTGCGCGAATCTCTCACACTTCTTGCTGAAAAACCCGTCCTGTTGGTCTGGGGAGATCGCGATCGGGCTGTTGGTTTGGCCTCCGCCACAAAACTCAGAAAAAAGCTGCGGCGCTCAAACCTGATCGTTCTGCCTGGAGTCGGTCACATCCCTTTCGAAGAGATGCCCGAAGCCTGCAATAGCGCCATGAAAGAGTGGCTCACGGCACCTCTGCCGCAACGTTAG
- a CDS encoding sigma-54-dependent transcriptional regulator — protein MPEISTETITETTDSRPASRIAGSPRILIIDDEVAIRESLETMLALEGFTVVLATEGTSGMEQLAKNQFDLLLLDLALPGESGMDLLPRIVEMYPTLPVIMITAFGTMGNVVEAIRAGAENFVQKPWDNEKLLADIRTAIARHRAEEEVIQLKRTLKQRYNFENIVGKSEPMLKLFDLIAQVAPSRSTILIQGESGTGKELIAKAIHSNSPRRERPFVPVNTGAVPSELLESTLFGHVKGAFTSAISAKKGLFEVANGGTLFLDEIGTMTMDMQAKILRVLQDRRFMHLGGTQEIQVDVRIIAATNVNLQDAVRAGRFREDLFYRLNVITLELPSLRSRREDIPLLATHFLKLYAAENGMEERSLSPEALRVLMEYEWPGNVRELENAMERGVVLSTDKTIHPELLPAQLTGNTYTANILEQQPNASLFDLMEEIERRIIADRLERCQWNQTEAAEYFRIPLSTLNQKIKRLNVEIKKRNRE, from the coding sequence ATGCCTGAAATAAGCACAGAGACTATTACAGAAACCACTGATTCTCGTCCTGCAAGTCGCATTGCTGGAAGTCCACGCATTCTGATCATCGATGATGAGGTAGCGATCCGTGAGTCTCTTGAGACGATGTTGGCGCTCGAAGGTTTCACCGTGGTGCTGGCCACGGAAGGCACATCCGGAATGGAGCAGCTTGCCAAGAACCAGTTTGATTTGCTGCTACTCGATCTGGCTCTTCCAGGCGAGAGTGGAATGGACCTGCTGCCGCGCATCGTAGAGATGTATCCAACGCTTCCCGTCATCATGATTACCGCCTTTGGGACAATGGGAAATGTCGTTGAGGCCATTCGTGCGGGCGCAGAAAATTTCGTTCAGAAGCCGTGGGACAATGAGAAGCTTCTGGCAGATATCCGGACAGCAATCGCGCGTCATCGTGCTGAAGAAGAGGTTATCCAGCTCAAGCGCACGTTGAAGCAACGATATAACTTCGAAAATATTGTCGGCAAAAGCGAGCCGATGCTAAAGCTGTTTGATCTGATTGCTCAGGTTGCTCCCAGCCGGTCGACGATCCTCATCCAAGGAGAGAGTGGAACTGGAAAGGAATTAATCGCAAAGGCGATTCATTCCAATTCTCCTCGTCGTGAGCGTCCGTTCGTTCCTGTGAATACTGGCGCAGTTCCATCGGAGCTACTGGAATCTACGCTCTTCGGCCACGTCAAAGGAGCGTTTACCTCTGCGATATCTGCTAAAAAAGGGCTCTTTGAAGTCGCGAATGGCGGCACACTCTTTCTCGATGAGATCGGCACTATGACGATGGACATGCAGGCGAAGATCCTTCGTGTTTTGCAGGATCGCCGGTTTATGCATCTCGGAGGAACACAGGAGATTCAGGTTGATGTACGCATTATTGCTGCAACAAACGTGAACCTGCAGGATGCAGTGCGGGCGGGTCGTTTTCGCGAAGATCTGTTCTATCGCCTGAATGTGATTACGCTCGAACTTCCTTCTCTTCGCTCGCGTCGCGAAGATATTCCGCTGCTCGCAACGCATTTTCTGAAGCTGTATGCCGCGGAAAATGGGATGGAGGAGCGCTCTCTTTCTCCCGAGGCCCTGCGTGTACTGATGGAGTATGAATGGCCTGGAAATGTTCGCGAACTGGAAAACGCGATGGAACGCGGAGTAGTTCTTTCAACGGATAAGACGATCCACCCGGAACTTCTTCCTGCCCAACTGACGGGAAATACTTACACCGCAAATATCCTGGAGCAGCAGCCGAATGCTTCCCTATTCGACCTGATGGAAGAGATCGAGCGCCGCATCATCGCGGATCGGCTTGAACGTTGCCAATGGAACCAGACCGAAGCGGCGGAATATTTCCGTATTCCTCTTTCGACTTTGAATCAGAAGATCAAACGTCTGAACGTCGAGATCAAGAAGCGAAATCGAGAATAA
- a CDS encoding GAF domain-containing sensor histidine kinase: MKNAAQTRILAIALAIATLAACALALINLQRENGFEVPTDGVTWVETSGGLQAQYVPAGSPGFRAGIRSGDYLTGVNDHPVSQMPALVRQMFRSGIWAHATYSILRPISHSSDLKNAARLDIQVILEPTDRSINQGLRFIALVYLFIGLYVLFRRWTAPKSTHFYVFCLVSFVLYSFKYTGELDTFDWIIYWGNIIAGALQPALFLHFAVNFSDDYRQPANQLGRRILCTALYLPGIFLIGLQYWALHYWAATGILRHRLDQISVAYLAFYYVIAAIVFWIRYRTTDSPLERQQLKWLTRGTLLAVTPFTLVSVPYLADVHVPSLLTKLAGLSLVFLPLTFSWAIVRYRLMDVDLIFKRGVTYTLATASLVGLYFGVVAVTAEMVHARLPSLRTWGLLLAIIVTGLIFDPLKRAIQARVDRMFDQRRFDYRETLIEFGRDLNSQTDLRALLDSIVERLPEALLVTRVAVFLAREGENLRSGQSFELAASHGLMNLSSGELNPFDLGFLDFDRPTANNHIFLENPQQVLRLPEVQRLSAARLDLNYYVPCRVANREGSGTRTVAVIGLGRTHDGDFLSSEEMEVLESLAGYIGIGIQNAQLYRRLEQKITDFERLKEFNENIVESINIGIFAVDLEDRVESWNAQMEVMFAKPRAEALRQPISALFPADFVSRFNSVREEQGTHTLYKFRLVLPTGESRVANIAIAPLVTRNFVTIGRIILVDDITDRIQMEAQLTQSEKLSSIGLLAAGVAHEVNTPLAVISSYAQMLTKHMRDDERLAPVLEKITQQTFRASEIVNGLLNFSRTSGSEFTNVDLNELLRDTLVLLEHQLKTAQIRVETNFDPQLPPIHGNRGKLQQVVLNLMLNAKDAMFGLPNSTLRIATFRGTGRVLVRIQDTGSGIEREHLNRIYDPFFTTKTKPQEGGHKGTGLGLAVTYGIMQEHAGKIHVESEVGVGTAFQLEFPVSAGRVLTPPIVAAIQESDRKTIHA, encoded by the coding sequence ATGAAGAACGCTGCCCAAACGCGTATTTTGGCGATCGCTCTTGCGATCGCGACCCTGGCGGCCTGCGCACTTGCATTAATCAATTTACAGCGGGAAAACGGTTTTGAAGTTCCGACGGACGGAGTGACCTGGGTCGAAACTTCTGGGGGACTTCAAGCCCAGTATGTTCCTGCGGGGTCTCCGGGATTTCGCGCGGGTATTCGGAGCGGAGATTATCTTACCGGGGTCAACGATCACCCGGTAAGCCAGATGCCAGCCTTAGTGCGGCAGATGTTTCGCAGCGGAATCTGGGCCCATGCGACGTACTCGATTTTGCGGCCAATTTCTCATAGCTCAGATTTGAAGAATGCGGCCCGGCTCGATATTCAGGTCATTCTGGAGCCGACGGACCGCTCGATCAATCAGGGACTTCGGTTTATCGCTCTTGTTTATCTTTTCATCGGGCTTTACGTTTTATTTCGTCGATGGACTGCACCGAAGTCAACACACTTTTATGTCTTCTGCCTGGTGTCGTTTGTCCTGTACTCATTCAAGTACACCGGAGAACTGGATACCTTCGACTGGATTATCTATTGGGGCAATATTATTGCCGGCGCGTTGCAGCCGGCATTGTTCCTGCATTTTGCTGTCAACTTCTCTGACGACTATCGGCAGCCCGCAAACCAGCTCGGTCGGCGCATCCTTTGTACGGCCCTCTATCTCCCAGGGATCTTCCTTATTGGGTTGCAGTACTGGGCGCTACATTACTGGGCAGCAACGGGCATTCTCCGTCACAGACTGGATCAGATTTCGGTAGCATACCTCGCGTTTTACTATGTGATCGCGGCCATTGTTTTCTGGATTCGTTATCGCACAACGGATTCTCCCCTCGAACGCCAGCAGTTGAAATGGCTGACGCGCGGCACCTTGTTAGCCGTAACGCCGTTCACACTGGTTTCCGTTCCCTATCTCGCAGATGTCCATGTTCCCAGCTTGCTTACGAAGCTGGCCGGACTCTCGCTCGTCTTTCTGCCACTGACATTCAGCTGGGCGATTGTTCGTTACCGCCTGATGGACGTAGACCTTATCTTCAAACGCGGTGTTACATATACGCTTGCGACCGCGTCGCTTGTTGGACTTTACTTTGGTGTCGTAGCTGTAACGGCCGAGATGGTTCATGCGCGGTTGCCAAGCCTGCGGACCTGGGGGCTTTTGCTGGCCATCATCGTCACCGGTCTTATCTTCGATCCGCTTAAGCGAGCAATTCAGGCCCGAGTGGATCGCATGTTCGATCAGCGGCGCTTTGACTATCGCGAGACTCTGATCGAGTTTGGCCGTGATCTCAATTCGCAGACGGACCTTCGGGCGCTGCTGGATTCGATTGTCGAGCGTTTGCCTGAAGCTCTTCTGGTTACTCGCGTGGCGGTCTTTCTTGCACGCGAGGGCGAGAACCTTCGTTCAGGCCAGTCATTTGAGCTCGCGGCATCGCATGGTCTGATGAATCTTTCATCGGGCGAGCTGAATCCATTCGATCTTGGTTTTCTCGATTTTGATCGCCCTACAGCGAACAACCATATCTTTCTTGAGAATCCCCAGCAGGTTCTACGTCTGCCGGAGGTGCAGCGGCTCTCAGCTGCGCGCCTTGATCTGAACTATTACGTTCCTTGTCGGGTCGCGAACCGGGAGGGTTCTGGGACACGAACTGTAGCGGTGATCGGGCTTGGCAGGACGCATGATGGCGACTTTCTGTCGAGCGAAGAAATGGAAGTTCTGGAATCGTTGGCGGGCTATATTGGAATTGGAATTCAGAACGCCCAGCTCTATCGCAGGCTCGAACAGAAGATCACCGATTTTGAGCGACTCAAAGAATTCAATGAGAATATCGTCGAATCCATTAACATCGGCATCTTCGCGGTGGATCTGGAAGATCGGGTGGAGAGTTGGAATGCTCAAATGGAGGTCATGTTCGCAAAGCCACGCGCGGAGGCACTGCGTCAGCCCATTTCAGCGCTGTTCCCTGCTGATTTTGTCAGCCGGTTCAATTCGGTTCGCGAGGAACAAGGAACCCATACTCTCTATAAATTCCGTCTAGTTCTTCCGACAGGAGAGTCCCGCGTCGCCAATATCGCGATTGCCCCATTGGTCACTCGTAACTTCGTTACGATTGGCCGCATCATCCTGGTCGATGACATCACAGATCGCATCCAGATGGAGGCGCAGCTGACTCAGTCCGAGAAGCTTTCTTCCATTGGCCTGCTGGCCGCGGGCGTTGCCCACGAAGTCAATACGCCGCTGGCGGTCATTTCAAGCTATGCCCAGATGCTCACGAAGCATATGCGGGATGATGAACGGCTGGCTCCGGTGCTAGAAAAGATTACGCAGCAAACGTTCAGGGCATCAGAGATCGTCAACGGCTTGTTGAATTTCTCCCGTACCAGCGGGAGCGAATTTACGAATGTCGATCTGAACGAACTTTTGCGGGATACTCTTGTTCTACTTGAACACCAGCTCAAGACAGCGCAGATTCGGGTGGAGACTAACTTTGATCCTCAATTGCCTCCGATTCATGGAAATCGCGGCAAGCTTCAGCAGGTGGTGTTGAACCTGATGCTGAATGCCAAGGATGCCATGTTCGGCCTTCCAAATTCGACGCTACGCATCGCTACTTTCCGCGGTACAGGCCGTGTTTTAGTGCGTATTCAAGATACGGGCAGTGGCATTGAACGAGAGCATCTAAATCGTATCTACGATCCTTTCTTTACAACCAAAACCAAACCACAGGAAGGTGGACACAAAGGAACTGGACTGGGATTGGCTGTGACCTACGGTATCATGCAAGAACATGCAGGCAAGATCCATGTTGAGAGCGAAGTCGGTGTTGGAACGGCTTTTCAATTAGAGTTCCCGGTCTCGGCCGGAAGAGTACTGACGCCTCCGATCGTCGCTGCCATACAGGAATCCGACAGGAAAACCATTCATGCCTGA
- a CDS encoding M20/M25/M40 family metallo-hydrolase gives MPVDPIQLTRQLVDIESTTYHEGRAGAFLHAFLERERYQVERMPVSQPDRVLTPGAGDGERFNVYAALSGVTPDVVLSTHMDTVPPYFASSEDEEFLYGRGTCDAKGIIAAQIAAAERLREAGVKVGLLFVVGEERDSAGAKEANLHPKGSKFLINGEPTENRLALASKGALRVELRAKGRMAHSAYPELGESAINKLIEALHDVLAMPLPAEPEIGPSTLNIGLVEGGRAPNVIADKAEAHLLIRLVGPSEEIRQNILNVVGDRADVSFSLDLPFVKMRKVGDLPTMVAKFTTDIPSLTAWGEPFLLGPGSIHVAHTPDERIAKKELLESVDLYYNLATSLVS, from the coding sequence ATGCCCGTCGATCCCATTCAACTCACCCGGCAGCTTGTCGACATCGAATCCACCACCTATCACGAGGGCCGTGCAGGAGCCTTCCTCCATGCCTTTCTCGAGCGCGAGCGTTATCAGGTGGAGCGCATGCCGGTTTCGCAACCCGATCGCGTTCTGACGCCGGGAGCAGGGGATGGTGAGCGATTCAATGTCTATGCCGCACTGTCCGGCGTCACGCCGGACGTGGTGTTGTCCACACACATGGACACTGTCCCACCGTATTTCGCTTCCAGCGAAGATGAAGAGTTTCTCTACGGACGCGGGACCTGCGATGCAAAAGGCATTATTGCTGCTCAGATTGCCGCGGCCGAACGCCTTCGCGAAGCCGGGGTTAAAGTCGGCCTGCTCTTTGTTGTTGGAGAAGAGCGCGACTCCGCAGGTGCCAAAGAAGCCAACCTCCATCCCAAAGGGTCGAAGTTCCTTATCAATGGCGAGCCCACTGAGAATCGCCTCGCGCTTGCCTCCAAGGGTGCCTTGCGTGTGGAACTCCGCGCAAAAGGAAGGATGGCCCACTCCGCCTATCCCGAACTTGGAGAATCCGCCATCAACAAACTCATCGAGGCGCTGCATGATGTCCTGGCCATGCCTCTCCCGGCCGAGCCTGAGATCGGTCCTTCTACGCTCAACATCGGCTTGGTTGAGGGGGGACGCGCTCCGAACGTAATTGCCGATAAAGCCGAGGCCCATCTCCTGATCCGGCTCGTTGGTCCGTCCGAAGAGATTCGTCAGAATATCTTGAACGTCGTCGGCGATCGTGCAGACGTGTCCTTCTCCCTCGATCTGCCCTTCGTGAAGATGCGCAAAGTTGGCGACCTTCCCACGATGGTGGCAAAATTCACCACCGATATTCCATCTCTCACCGCCTGGGGGGAACCCTTCCTCTTAGGTCCCGGCTCGATCCACGTCGCCCACACCCCAGATGAGAGGATCGCCAAGAAAGAACTCCTCGAATCCGTTGATCTGTACTACAACCTCGCCACCAGTCTCGTTAGCTGA
- the dnaE gene encoding DNA polymerase III subunit alpha, giving the protein MAAEFTHLHLHTDYSLLDGACDVDKLASHLSKIGQKAAAMTDHGNIFGAVHFFDAMKKKDIKPILGCELYLSETADHREMSGGYNHFLVLAENEEGYRNLVRLTSEAALHGFYRKPRVSKEFLSHHTKGLIAFSGCLAGELNQHLMAGKYDDAKKTAGMFEDMFGKGNFFLEVQDHGLEPDKPVREALYRMEKELGIPLIATNDSHYVANDDSRAHEILLCVQTAGSMNDPNRFKFDTQEFYIKSADEMHRLFADNPEVCTRTMQFIDRCNLKLNKVDNPFPEFPVPEGHTLDSYFEQVCREGLRKRLDTAVAHLRETGKLRKTIADYEERLNRELDCIKQMKFPGYFMIVWDFIRYAKEQGIPVGPGRGSAAGSLVAYVMEITDIDPLQNELLFERFLNPERVSMPDIDIDFCMNRRGEVIEYVKRKYGNDQVAQIITFNTMAAKAAIKDVGRALEMPYGEVDRIAKMIPATIGITIGAALKDGGPLATAYDSDPKIKELIDTAMRLEGLVRGAGVHAAGVVIAPKPLTELVPVTRTKDEATVTAYDMKAVEKMGLLKMDFLGLTTLTVIDDCLKLIKQTTGADVDMAKVPLDDEKTYEQVFHRALTSGIFQFESGGMRDVLRRYKPTTVEDLTALNALYRPGPIQGGMIDDFIERKWGRRAVEYMFDELEPILKETLGVIVYQEQVMQISSAIGGYSLGGADLLRRAMGKKIAEEMAKQRDLFMAGAVGLKFDKTKAGQLFDLMEQFAGYGFNKSHSAAYALLAYHTAWLKTHYPVEFMAALLTSETSKPENVVKYIGECREMNIPVVPPNVQFSDANFTPSFTENGKAIGFGLAAIKNVGHNAIESILTARAELRQEGNQGFASLWEFCEKVDLSKLNKRVLESLIKAGAMDSFGPRAQTTAALDRAIEQAQKAQKDAAAGQHGLFGIFDSDPSASSNDHQALPNVPEWDEHTRLQNEKEVLGFFVSGHPMDKYREKLRNLKVVEAATACEMKPEPQVFRRGRDEQPQNEIQIAGVITGLKVAKSKRSGELYAQATLEDTTGKIELIAFPQSYEKLAEKLKIEVPVMIRGVLRGEEDSAPKLAISNIQALEDVKIKLPEALRIKVPLHNPDAALLEKLHDILIAAPGKGKLLLDLEEPGEFCAVLEPNGVTVAADRLFIDRVEELVGQGSVRVIE; this is encoded by the coding sequence ATGGCTGCCGAATTTACCCACCTCCATCTGCACACGGATTACTCTCTCCTCGATGGCGCGTGCGACGTCGATAAACTCGCCAGTCATCTGAGCAAGATCGGTCAGAAGGCCGCCGCCATGACCGATCACGGCAATATCTTTGGCGCCGTTCACTTCTTCGATGCCATGAAGAAGAAGGACATCAAGCCCATCCTCGGATGTGAACTCTATCTATCCGAGACTGCGGACCACCGCGAAATGTCCGGTGGATACAACCATTTTCTGGTGCTGGCCGAAAATGAGGAGGGCTACCGGAATCTTGTCCGCCTCACCAGCGAGGCCGCCCTTCACGGCTTCTACCGCAAACCTCGTGTCTCTAAGGAATTTCTCTCCCACCATACCAAGGGGCTCATCGCCTTCTCCGGTTGCCTTGCAGGCGAACTCAACCAGCATCTGATGGCAGGGAAGTACGACGACGCCAAGAAGACCGCCGGCATGTTCGAAGACATGTTCGGCAAAGGAAACTTCTTCCTCGAAGTACAGGACCACGGCCTCGAACCCGATAAGCCGGTTCGCGAAGCCCTCTACCGTATGGAGAAGGAACTCGGAATCCCTCTCATCGCGACCAACGACAGCCACTACGTCGCCAACGATGACTCTCGCGCACACGAGATCCTTCTCTGCGTCCAGACCGCGGGAAGCATGAACGATCCCAATCGGTTCAAGTTCGATACTCAGGAGTTCTACATTAAGTCGGCCGACGAGATGCATCGTCTTTTCGCCGACAACCCTGAAGTCTGTACTCGCACCATGCAGTTCATAGACCGCTGCAACCTCAAGCTGAACAAGGTCGATAATCCCTTCCCTGAGTTCCCCGTGCCCGAAGGCCACACCCTCGATAGCTATTTCGAGCAGGTCTGCCGGGAAGGCCTTCGCAAGCGTCTTGATACTGCCGTCGCGCACCTTCGCGAGACCGGAAAACTTCGCAAGACCATCGCCGACTACGAAGAACGCCTCAATCGCGAGCTGGACTGCATCAAGCAGATGAAGTTCCCAGGCTACTTCATGATTGTGTGGGACTTCATCCGGTATGCCAAAGAGCAGGGAATTCCCGTTGGACCGGGTCGTGGTTCCGCCGCCGGCTCTCTCGTTGCCTACGTCATGGAGATCACCGATATCGATCCTCTTCAGAACGAGCTTCTCTTTGAGCGCTTCCTCAATCCTGAACGCGTGTCCATGCCCGATATCGATATCGACTTCTGCATGAACCGTCGTGGCGAGGTCATCGAGTACGTCAAACGCAAGTACGGCAACGATCAGGTCGCGCAGATCATTACCTTCAACACGATGGCGGCGAAAGCCGCAATCAAGGACGTAGGCCGTGCTCTTGAGATGCCGTATGGTGAAGTCGACCGCATCGCCAAGATGATCCCGGCCACGATCGGTATCACCATCGGCGCGGCTCTCAAAGATGGCGGGCCTCTCGCCACCGCTTACGATAGCGATCCCAAGATCAAAGAGCTCATCGACACGGCCATGCGCCTCGAAGGCCTTGTACGTGGTGCTGGTGTTCACGCTGCCGGTGTGGTCATCGCTCCCAAGCCCCTCACTGAGCTTGTCCCCGTCACTCGCACCAAGGACGAAGCAACCGTCACGGCCTATGACATGAAGGCCGTCGAAAAAATGGGCCTGCTCAAGATGGACTTCCTTGGGCTGACTACTCTCACCGTTATCGACGACTGCCTCAAGTTGATCAAGCAGACCACAGGTGCAGACGTTGACATGGCAAAGGTTCCGCTCGACGACGAGAAGACCTACGAACAGGTCTTCCATCGCGCACTTACCTCAGGCATCTTCCAGTTTGAATCTGGCGGCATGCGCGATGTGCTCCGCCGTTACAAGCCCACCACTGTCGAAGACCTCACCGCTCTTAATGCTCTCTACCGCCCTGGCCCGATTCAGGGCGGCATGATCGACGACTTCATCGAGCGCAAATGGGGACGTCGCGCTGTCGAATACATGTTCGATGAGCTGGAGCCCATCCTCAAAGAGACCCTCGGTGTCATCGTCTATCAGGAGCAGGTCATGCAGATCAGCTCCGCCATCGGCGGCTACTCGCTTGGAGGAGCCGATCTCCTCCGTCGCGCGATGGGGAAAAAGATTGCCGAAGAGATGGCCAAGCAGCGCGACCTCTTCATGGCAGGTGCCGTCGGGCTCAAATTCGACAAAACCAAAGCCGGTCAGCTCTTCGACCTGATGGAGCAGTTCGCAGGCTATGGCTTCAACAAATCACACTCGGCTGCCTACGCTCTGCTCGCGTACCACACCGCCTGGCTCAAGACGCACTACCCGGTCGAGTTCATGGCCGCCCTGCTCACGAGTGAAACCTCCAAGCCCGAAAACGTCGTCAAGTACATCGGCGAATGCCGCGAGATGAACATTCCCGTCGTTCCGCCCAACGTGCAATTCTCCGATGCTAACTTCACTCCCAGCTTCACGGAGAACGGCAAAGCCATCGGTTTCGGCCTCGCCGCCATCAAGAACGTCGGTCATAACGCCATCGAGTCCATCCTCACGGCGCGTGCCGAACTCCGCCAGGAAGGGAACCAGGGTTTTGCTAGCCTCTGGGAGTTCTGCGAAAAGGTTGATCTCAGTAAGCTCAACAAGCGTGTCCTCGAATCGCTCATCAAGGCTGGCGCAATGGACAGCTTCGGCCCTCGCGCTCAAACGACTGCCGCACTCGACAGGGCGATTGAACAGGCACAGAAGGCCCAAAAAGATGCTGCCGCCGGCCAGCATGGCTTGTTTGGAATCTTCGATTCCGACCCTTCCGCTTCCTCCAATGACCACCAGGCTTTGCCCAACGTCCCCGAGTGGGATGAACACACCCGCCTGCAGAACGAAAAAGAAGTTCTGGGCTTCTTCGTCTCCGGTCACCCGATGGACAAGTACCGGGAAAAGCTGCGAAACCTCAAGGTCGTCGAGGCAGCCACTGCGTGTGAGATGAAGCCAGAACCGCAGGTTTTCCGCAGAGGCCGCGACGAGCAGCCACAAAACGAAATTCAAATAGCCGGTGTGATTACCGGCTTGAAGGTCGCAAAGTCTAAGCGCTCCGGCGAACTCTACGCGCAAGCCACGCTCGAAGACACGACTGGAAAAATCGAATTGATTGCGTTTCCTCAGTCCTACGAAAAGCTGGCAGAAAAACTCAAGATTGAAGTTCCGGTAATGATTCGCGGTGTCCTGCGTGGCGAAGAAGACTCGGCCCCCAAACTTGCCATCTCCAATATTCAGGCACTCGAAGACGTCAAGATCAAGCTTCCCGAGGCTCTTCGCATCAAAGTTCCACTCCACAACCCTGACGCAGCTCTGCTCGAAAAGCTTCACGACATCCTGATCGCCGCACCCGGAAAGGGCAAACTTCTTCTCGACCTCGAAGAGCCGGGCGAGTTCTGCGCCGTACTCGAACCCAATGGTGTCACAGTGGCCGCCGACCGTCTCTTCATCGATCGCGTCGAAGAACTGGTGGGTCAGGGAAGTGTCCGCGTTATCGAGTAA